The genome window ataaatatcgcaaGCAACGGCAAAGTAtgcgtataaaaatacaagttaTGATGCTCTATATAGGGTGTTTTACTTATTTCTTGACGTCATCATTGGTCTCGCAAGAGTtgtcaatttatttactatagagagcacttatataaaattcaacagAGTAGAATTTAagatttactatatattatattctaataaatgttcttatatatttctgataaaacTTAGAAAAAATCTCTAATTTAGAAGaaagttttcaattttaattgattcgaAATCATTAGTTcctcaatattatttttgttcaggaaaaatcgattttaaattaatcaacaaatcTCGAAAACAGAATGCTCGATAAATTTGGACAccctatataaatatatatatgtcgttgATACCAGATCACTTTATAAGGAGGGATAATCAGTcatgcaataatattatgatctaatttagattaattatgataaattatttataaataaaaagtacaaatttAACAAGTTGAATACAACACATTGctcttgtgaaaaaatatttttttgccatAAGCAAAAGAGtatgctattttttattacataaggtacattttatatgtggtcaatttaattctattttttttgtttttaaagttataaaatatagttaaacaattataaatatattagaaaccCTAGAAAtggatatcaaatatttttatcatattgtgtacaaaattaatctaattagtTATATACTTAATCAGTTAAAAGCTAATCAGtgctttttttacttttttgtgATGCTTTATATGcagataataaatcattttttgatgTTGCAGCTTCTTCTTTCAATGCAGCAATGTTTTTATCTAATTCGTTCATCTATAAAatggatttatatatatgatattactATGACTGCATTCCACTAAACGATCACGACACTCACGAGCATTATGTCTGTCGTTGTTTAACTTTCGGTCTAAccaaaagttaaataaagacAGACACAAAGCTTATGAGTATCATGATCATTTAGTGGAACACAGCccataaagtaaaataaataaataacaaactaACACATAATTCACATGTGTACAATTgtacttacatattttttaatttgataggCTTTATATAACTCATACATTTCATGTACCGTCCATTCCTTTTCATCttgcttatttaattttacaaataaacagTTTGACTCATGTTTCACATGTTCATTCCTGTAAATTactatagaattttaaaaaaaatttcagatttttgttaaaaaaaaaaataacaaaaataataaattatttcattgtacATGTACCGACCATGGATCATCATGTGCCTCCCAGCCATCAAGTTGTTTGCCACAAATAAAACATTCGACTAAATCTGGCTCAGCGTCTTCTCCAATAGCGTAAAATCCAGCAGCAACCATACTTTTGACATTACACTTGTCGGATGTTTTAAATGGCCAATTATTGAAGgtttttattctattctgTTTCCAAAAGAAAGACGTAGTGTCTCtaaggataaaaataaaataatttaacctAACCTAAAATTTGTTAGTaatcttattttgaaaatttgatcAAAATTTACAACTTACATTTACAACTGCAAGTTATAATAGAATGCAATTTGCAaatgaacaaaatttaaaattaatctaaagataaagagatatataagGTGTTTGTTTTTATGCTTTAAATGGCACTTATTTTAAGCTATGTTAACATATTTACTTACGGCATTAATAAATTGCCCATATTATCCATACTGTTCGAATGATCttgctat of Anoplolepis gracilipes chromosome 8, ASM4749672v1, whole genome shotgun sequence contains these proteins:
- the Det gene encoding baculoviral IAP repeat-containing protein 5; the encoded protein is MDNMGNLLMPDTTSFFWKQNRIKTFNNWPFKTSDKCNVKSMVAAGFYAIGEDAEPDLVECFICGKQLDGWEAHDDPWNEHVKHESNCLFVKLNKQDEKEWTVHEMYELYKAYQIKKYMNELDKNIAALKEEAATSKNDLLSAYKASQKSKKSTD